The following are encoded in a window of Megalops cyprinoides isolate fMegCyp1 chromosome 16, fMegCyp1.pri, whole genome shotgun sequence genomic DNA:
- the LOC118790622 gene encoding thiosulfate:glutathione sulfurtransferase-like isoform X2 codes for MSNADKVITYDELKALLEKSSNLLLIDVRTKEEVGRGKIPGSLHMPVDTVESDLALDPAAFQAKFGVPKPPLDSPELVFHCQMGHRGAMATEKARSLGFQKARNFAGGYKEWSEKEGK; via the exons ATGTCAAACGCAG ATAAAGTGATCACCTACGATGAGCTCAAGGCTCTCTTAGAGAAGAGTTCCAACCTGCTGCTGATTGACGTGCGCACCAAAGAGGAGGTGGGCCGGGGGAAGATCCCAGGTTCCCTCCACATGCCCG TGGACACGGTGGAGTCTGACCTGGCCCTGGACCCTGCTGCCTTCCAAGCCAAATTTGGGGTCCCAAAACCCCCTCTGGACTCTCCAGAGCTGGTGTTCCACTGTCAGATGGGCCATCGTGGAGCAATGGCCACAGAGAAGGCCCGGTCCCTGGGGTTTCAGAA GGCACGTAACTTTGCTGGGGGGTACAAAGAATG
- the LOC118790622 gene encoding thiosulfate:glutathione sulfurtransferase-like isoform X1 — MSNADKVITYDELKALLEKSSNLLLIDVRTKEEVGRGKIPGSLHMPVDTVESDLALDPAAFQAKFGVPKPPLDSPELVFHCQMGHRGAMATEKARSLGFQKARNFAGGYKEWSEKEGK, encoded by the exons ATGTCAAACGCAG ATAAAGTGATCACCTACGATGAGCTCAAGGCTCTCTTAGAGAAGAGTTCCAACCTGCTGCTGATTGACGTGCGCACCAAAGAGGAGGTGGGCCGGGGGAAGATCCCAGGTTCCCTCCACATGCCCG TGGACACGGTGGAGTCTGACCTGGCCCTGGACCCTGCTGCCTTCCAAGCCAAATTTGGGGTCCCAAAACCCCCTCTGGACTCTCCAGAGCTGGTGTTCCACTGTCAGATGGGCCATCGTGGAGCAATGGCCACAGAGAAGGCCCGGTCCCTGGGGTTTCAGAA GGCACGTAACTTTGCTGGGGGGTACAAAGAATGGTCTGAGAAGGAGGGGAAGTAG